The Methylobacterium sp. PvR107 genome contains a region encoding:
- a CDS encoding autotransporter assembly complex protein TamA translates to MRPARAFDLFGLFGSEPEPPPPSLSALPYTLRIVGTDDSDVLRALQDTSTLYRLRQEPPPDGEGLLRRAEADLAKLPDVLSGYGYYQGSVAVRIDGTPATGQAAAAVRAAEAWRNRGLVPVRIAIDLGPLYQLRRIVVRDPVGRAFPEDVLPGRITRVDADIPARSATVLAQEARIVDHFRAQGHPFAKAIRRDPVVDDSTHVMDVTFTIDPGPIAHLGPVSVSGAPGIDPATIRSFIYAEPGDPYSPQAVAAIRRSVARIEAIGGVRVREGTALDADGNLPLFVDVSERERNLVGVSARYSTVDGPGVRAYYANRNLFGGGETFRLDADIYYLGLGNDPFATQRKIAGIGTNGLGGRLSATYVQPALWGSRNDLLANAFVTREVQQSYLVDGGGASAAIRHRFSDTFSAQVGLDAQAGRSKDALGTVHYRLIGVPASVTYDSTDNLLDPTRGVRAIASLAVYPGAVSSPGIVVAKAQGSTYYALDEEARYILAGRIGFGSVSGAPLADIPDNFRFFAGGGGSVRGYPYRTLGPIGPYNLPIGGRSVLDASLEARIKVTDTIGVVPFFDAGTAFASAVPDFDEKIRKSVGIGLRYYTGIGPIRADLAFPLDPYKGGHVRPAVLYLSLGQAF, encoded by the coding sequence ATGCGGCCGGCACGCGCCTTCGACCTTTTCGGCCTGTTCGGCAGCGAGCCGGAACCGCCACCCCCGAGCCTCTCCGCTCTGCCATATACATTACGGATCGTTGGCACCGACGATTCCGACGTACTGCGCGCCCTGCAGGACACATCGACCCTCTACCGTCTGCGCCAGGAGCCGCCTCCGGACGGGGAGGGGTTGCTGCGCCGCGCCGAGGCCGACCTTGCCAAGCTCCCCGACGTCCTCTCGGGCTACGGCTACTATCAGGGAAGTGTGGCGGTCCGGATCGACGGCACACCGGCAACGGGCCAGGCGGCGGCAGCGGTGAGAGCCGCGGAAGCGTGGCGCAACCGCGGCCTCGTCCCGGTCCGGATCGCGATCGATCTCGGACCGCTGTACCAGCTGCGCCGGATCGTGGTGCGCGACCCTGTTGGCCGCGCCTTTCCCGAGGATGTCCTGCCGGGACGGATCACGCGCGTCGACGCCGACATCCCGGCCCGCTCGGCCACGGTGCTGGCCCAAGAGGCGCGGATCGTCGATCATTTCCGGGCGCAGGGGCATCCCTTCGCCAAGGCGATCCGCCGCGATCCGGTGGTCGACGATTCCACACACGTGATGGACGTGACCTTCACGATCGATCCGGGCCCGATCGCGCATCTCGGGCCGGTTTCCGTCAGCGGCGCGCCCGGCATCGATCCGGCGACGATCCGCTCCTTCATTTATGCCGAGCCGGGCGATCCGTATTCGCCGCAGGCGGTGGCGGCGATCCGGCGGTCGGTGGCGCGGATCGAGGCCATCGGAGGGGTGCGGGTCCGCGAGGGCACGGCACTCGACGCCGACGGCAATCTTCCACTGTTCGTCGACGTCAGCGAGCGCGAGCGCAACCTCGTGGGCGTCTCGGCGCGCTACTCCACGGTGGACGGGCCGGGCGTGCGCGCCTACTACGCCAACCGCAACTTGTTTGGCGGCGGCGAGACCTTCCGGCTCGACGCGGACATCTACTATCTCGGGCTCGGCAACGATCCGTTCGCAACCCAGCGCAAGATCGCCGGGATCGGCACCAACGGGCTCGGCGGGCGCCTGTCGGCGACCTACGTCCAGCCGGCGCTCTGGGGCAGCCGGAACGACCTCCTCGCCAACGCCTTCGTCACCCGCGAGGTGCAGCAGAGCTATCTGGTGGATGGCGGCGGCGCGTCGGCGGCGATCCGGCACCGCTTCTCCGACACGTTCTCGGCGCAGGTCGGGCTCGACGCCCAGGCCGGCCGCTCGAAGGACGCCCTCGGCACGGTCCATTACCGGTTGATCGGCGTGCCGGCCTCAGTGACCTACGATTCCACCGACAACCTCCTCGATCCGACCCGCGGGGTCCGGGCGATCGCGTCGCTCGCCGTCTATCCCGGCGCGGTCTCGTCGCCGGGCATTGTGGTCGCGAAAGCGCAGGGCTCGACCTACTATGCCCTCGACGAGGAAGCCCGGTACATCCTGGCGGGCCGAATCGGGTTCGGCTCGGTCTCTGGCGCACCACTGGCCGACATCCCGGACAATTTCCGCTTCTTCGCGGGTGGCGGCGGCTCGGTACGCGGCTACCCCTACCGGACCCTCGGTCCCATCGGGCCCTACAACCTGCCGATCGGCGGCCGCAGCGTGCTGGACGCCTCGCTGGAAGCCCGCATCAAGGTCACCGACACGATCGGAGTGGTGCCGTTCTTCGACGCAGGCACGGCCTTCGCCTCCGCGGTGCCGGATTTCGACGAGAAGATCCGGAAATCGGTCGGAATCGGCCTCCGCTACTACACCGGGATCGGCCCGATCCGCGCGGATCTCGCCTTTCCGCTCGACCCCTACAAGGGCGGCCACGTGCGACCGGCGGTCCTGTATCTCAGCCTGGGGCAGGCGTTCTGA
- a CDS encoding translocation/assembly module TamB domain-containing protein encodes MAVVHGLTDARRAFGRARQGLACILIGLALLLAPAVTPTRADEGDKSVLGGLLSRALSTPSSRVAIGAVDGALSSDATIRDVAVSDRDGVWLRLDKARIIWRRLALLSGRLEVDSLEVGRLEILRRPVPGPTPPEAKPDGKLLPDLPVKVEIKGFKLAELVLGEAVAGQPARLSAEGRARLGAASEGLDLQARAQRLDAAGRFLLSLVYVPTGDRLDVKANLIEPSGGLLSRAANIPGAPPIDFDLDGTGTLDAWSAKLDFAAGPEIGAKGGAKISRIGAERRLALDLAAQIEGLVPGPAASVFAGTTKLEGGLAFADSGAFRIDRLELTSRTARLAAGGSLSKDRIADLTLQARALPTEGAVTRAGDAEIGKLVFDGSLKGSITAPTIHGSLDAAGLRSRDSALEHIAARLGVEPQGEPAAQRFAISADGTVDGLRLADPALRRALGSRAQLTLRATSGPDGVVEVAALRLDTDTARAAYAGRIGQNTLTGTVTAALPDLAVFSGVVGRGLAGSLDAKARLSGDPARKALAADLDMTTANLATGLAAADRALGRAPSLQGRIAQSYDGYGFEHLRLEGTGLTATLQGEATSAKADVAGRLDLKSLADLDGRLTGRAGIDARLTGSLEHPDLAAILTAPAATADGKPIRNLRVEAILRDALLAPDGSLRLGGDVAGKPLTGEAHVARAGADWVLDRLALNLGSVTVDGNARVAAESWLSAGSLAVRAGNLEDLSPLAPEPMAGRLDVSVALTRDDGRQDAVIRATGNALRYGTYGLTRLEADLKGRDLRAHPVLDGRLDADRLLAAGQQIDAVRFAAVANPNGSDVTLTAKARGFGLDAAARLVPAEETRIEVQRFAAARGGDHFALSGPATITLRDGGAVIDGVSIAAGSGRVTVTGRAGRDLDLRVALRALPLSLARIAAPDLALSGTLDGEAELSGPADRPEGRYAFTIAKLVAPQTRQAGLPPIDASAKGSLSDGKASLDGRVTAGRGVALTVAGTLPVEPGGPLDLRARGTLEAALANSLLSVGGQSVTGRVAIDGGVTGTLAAPRAQGAAVLTGGSFTDPLNGIRLTGIEGRVTGKGDSLVVEQLNAMTRNGGRVSVTGRVALQPDFPGSFHVVADRAELVSSPLMTAVSSADLMLAGPLVRTPRIAGRVNVVSIDVAVPDRLPATVRPLPGVRHVNTPPEVRARLAQRADRKASVSPGRRPKKPAVPFDATLDVTVDAPSRIFVRGRGIDAELGGSLRVTGTSAAPNAVGAFAMRRGRLELVGQRLDFSRGKLTFAGSLTTPELDFAAETKAGDVTARVAVSGPADAPQFALTSDPILPQDEILSRLLFKKAAGGLSPFQALQLAQAVAQLSGGAAGPDLFEQARKGLGLDSLDVSTGASGGPALGASRYISDRVSVGVKAGAKPADTAVGVDFDVTRRIKLKGEAGSDGRTSLGVGAEYEW; translated from the coding sequence ATGGCTGTTGTTCATGGGCTGACGGACGCGCGGCGGGCCTTCGGCAGGGCAAGGCAGGGTCTGGCCTGCATCCTGATCGGCCTGGCCCTCCTTCTGGCGCCGGCCGTCACGCCGACGCGTGCCGACGAGGGCGACAAGTCCGTGCTCGGCGGGCTGCTCTCCCGGGCGCTCTCGACACCGTCGTCGCGGGTGGCGATCGGCGCCGTGGATGGCGCTCTGTCGTCCGACGCCACGATCCGCGACGTCGCGGTGAGCGACCGCGACGGGGTCTGGCTGCGGCTCGACAAGGCGCGGATCATCTGGCGCCGGCTCGCTCTGCTGTCGGGGCGGCTGGAGGTGGACAGCCTCGAGGTCGGGCGTCTCGAAATACTGCGCCGCCCGGTTCCCGGTCCGACCCCACCCGAGGCCAAGCCCGACGGCAAGCTGCTGCCGGACTTGCCCGTGAAGGTCGAGATCAAGGGGTTCAAGCTGGCCGAGCTGGTGCTCGGCGAGGCAGTCGCCGGGCAGCCGGCCCGACTCTCGGCCGAGGGGCGCGCACGTCTCGGCGCAGCGAGCGAAGGACTCGACCTGCAGGCCCGGGCGCAGCGCCTCGATGCGGCCGGGCGGTTCCTGCTCAGCTTGGTCTACGTGCCGACAGGCGATCGTCTTGATGTGAAGGCGAACCTCATCGAGCCGTCGGGAGGCCTGCTCTCGCGGGCGGCCAATATTCCGGGGGCGCCGCCCATCGACTTCGATCTCGACGGGACGGGAACGCTGGACGCGTGGTCCGCCAAGCTCGACTTCGCCGCCGGGCCGGAGATCGGCGCCAAGGGCGGCGCGAAAATCTCCCGGATCGGTGCCGAGCGCCGGCTCGCCCTCGATCTCGCGGCGCAGATCGAGGGCCTCGTGCCGGGGCCGGCCGCCTCGGTTTTCGCGGGCACGACCAAGCTCGAAGGTGGGCTGGCCTTCGCCGACAGCGGCGCCTTCCGGATCGACCGGCTTGAATTGACCTCGCGCACCGCCCGTCTCGCGGCAGGTGGCAGCCTGTCCAAGGACCGGATCGCCGACCTGACGCTCCAGGCCCGTGCCTTGCCGACCGAGGGGGCGGTCACCCGGGCCGGGGATGCTGAGATCGGCAAGCTCGTGTTCGACGGCAGCCTGAAAGGGTCGATCACGGCGCCGACGATCCACGGCAGCCTCGATGCAGCGGGGCTGCGAAGCCGAGACTCGGCCCTGGAGCACATCGCGGCGCGCCTTGGCGTCGAGCCGCAGGGCGAGCCCGCGGCGCAGCGTTTCGCGATCAGCGCGGACGGCACCGTCGACGGTCTGCGGCTCGCCGATCCGGCCCTGCGCCGTGCCCTCGGAAGCCGCGCGCAGCTCACGCTTCGGGCGACCTCCGGGCCGGACGGGGTGGTGGAGGTCGCCGCGCTTCGGCTCGACACCGACACGGCGCGGGCCGCCTATGCCGGGCGCATCGGCCAGAACACGCTGACCGGAACCGTCACCGCCGCCCTGCCGGATCTCGCAGTCTTCTCCGGCGTCGTCGGACGCGGCCTTGCGGGCAGCCTGGACGCCAAGGCGCGGCTCAGCGGCGATCCGGCCCGAAAGGCCCTGGCGGCCGATCTCGACATGACCACGGCGAACCTCGCCACCGGCCTCGCGGCCGCGGACCGCGCCCTGGGACGTGCGCCGAGCCTCCAGGGACGGATCGCGCAATCCTATGACGGCTACGGATTCGAGCACCTGCGCCTGGAAGGCACCGGCCTGACCGCGACTCTCCAGGGTGAGGCGACTTCGGCCAAGGCCGATGTGGCCGGCCGGCTCGATCTGAAGAGCCTCGCCGATCTCGACGGACGCCTGACGGGGCGCGCCGGCATCGATGCACGACTTACCGGCTCCCTCGAGCACCCGGACCTCGCGGCGATCCTGACGGCGCCCGCGGCCACGGCCGACGGCAAGCCGATCCGGAACCTGCGGGTCGAGGCGATCCTGAGGGACGCGCTCCTGGCGCCGGACGGTAGCCTGCGCCTCGGCGGCGACGTCGCCGGCAAGCCGCTCACCGGGGAGGCCCATGTCGCCCGCGCCGGGGCCGACTGGGTTCTCGACCGGCTCGCGCTGAATCTCGGCTCCGTCACAGTGGACGGGAACGCCAGGGTCGCGGCCGAGTCCTGGCTGTCGGCCGGTTCGCTGGCGGTGCGGGCCGGCAATCTGGAGGATCTCTCACCGCTGGCGCCGGAGCCGATGGCGGGACGGCTCGATGTCAGCGTGGCCCTAACCCGGGACGACGGACGCCAGGATGCGGTCATCCGGGCAACCGGAAATGCCCTGCGCTACGGGACCTACGGCCTGACCCGGCTGGAGGCCGACCTGAAAGGCCGCGACCTCCGGGCCCATCCGGTCCTGGACGGGCGTCTGGACGCCGACCGTCTGCTTGCAGCCGGACAGCAGATCGATGCGGTCCGGTTCGCCGCCGTCGCCAACCCGAACGGCAGCGACGTGACGCTGACCGCCAAGGCCCGCGGCTTCGGCCTCGACGCCGCCGCCCGGCTCGTTCCGGCCGAGGAGACGCGCATCGAGGTCCAGCGGTTCGCGGCTGCCCGCGGCGGCGATCACTTTGCCCTGAGCGGACCTGCCACGATCACCCTGCGCGACGGAGGCGCGGTGATCGACGGCGTCTCGATCGCGGCGGGCTCCGGGCGGGTCACGGTCACGGGCAGGGCCGGGCGCGACCTCGACCTGCGGGTGGCGCTCCGCGCGCTGCCGCTGTCGCTCGCCCGGATCGCCGCCCCCGATCTCGCGCTGTCGGGGACGCTGGACGGCGAGGCGGAGCTGAGCGGGCCGGCCGACCGGCCCGAGGGGCGCTACGCGTTCACGATTGCCAAACTGGTGGCTCCCCAGACCCGGCAGGCCGGTCTGCCGCCCATCGATGCCAGTGCCAAGGGGTCCCTGTCGGACGGGAAGGCCAGCCTCGACGGGCGCGTGACGGCCGGGCGCGGTGTCGCCCTGACGGTGGCCGGGACGCTGCCGGTCGAGCCCGGCGGCCCCCTCGACCTGCGCGCCCGCGGGACGCTTGAGGCGGCGCTGGCCAATTCCCTGCTGAGCGTCGGCGGCCAGAGCGTCACCGGCCGGGTCGCCATCGACGGCGGCGTCACAGGCACACTGGCGGCGCCTCGGGCGCAGGGCGCTGCGGTGCTGACCGGCGGCAGCTTCACCGACCCGCTCAACGGCATCCGGCTCACCGGAATCGAGGGGCGGGTCACCGGCAAGGGCGACAGCCTCGTGGTCGAGCAGCTCAACGCCATGACTCGCAACGGCGGCCGGGTCTCGGTCACCGGGCGTGTTGCCCTGCAGCCGGACTTTCCCGGCAGCTTCCATGTCGTGGCCGACAGGGCTGAGCTGGTCTCGAGTCCGCTGATGACGGCCGTCTCGAGCGCCGATCTCATGCTAGCCGGCCCGCTGGTGCGGACGCCGCGCATTGCTGGCCGGGTGAACGTCGTATCGATTGACGTCGCCGTGCCGGACCGACTCCCCGCGACCGTTCGGCCCCTGCCGGGCGTGCGCCACGTCAACACCCCGCCGGAGGTTCGGGCGCGCCTGGCGCAGCGGGCGGACCGGAAGGCCTCGGTCAGCCCGGGGCGCCGTCCGAAGAAGCCCGCCGTACCGTTCGACGCCACCCTCGACGTGACGGTGGATGCGCCGAGCCGCATCTTCGTGCGCGGCCGCGGGATCGACGCGGAGCTCGGAGGCTCGCTCCGGGTCACCGGAACCTCCGCGGCGCCCAACGCCGTCGGCGCCTTCGCGATGCGCCGCGGCCGCCTCGAACTGGTCGGACAGCGCCTCGATTTCAGCCGCGGCAAGCTGACCTTCGCGGGCAGCCTGACCACGCCCGAACTTGATTTCGCCGCCGAGACCAAGGCCGGCGATGTGACCGCGCGCGTTGCAGTCTCGGGGCCGGCGGACGCGCCGCAATTTGCCCTGACCTCGGATCCGATCCTGCCGCAGGACGAGATCCTATCTCGCCTGCTGTTCAAGAAGGCGGCCGGCGGCCTGTCGCCGTTCCAGGCCCTGCAGCTCGCGCAAGCGGTCGCGCAGCTCTCGGGCGGCGCCGCCGGACCCGACCTGTTCGAGCAGGCTCGCAAGGGCCTCGGGCTCGACAGCCTCGACGTCTCGACCGGAGCCAGCGGCGGGCCGGCGCTGGGTGCCTCGCGCTACATTTCGGACCGGGTGAGCGTCGGCGTGAAGGCCGGTGCCAAGCCCGCCGACACGGCCGTCGGCGTCGATTTCGACGTGACCCGGCGGATCAAACTGAAGGGCGAGGCGGGCAGCGACGGCCGCACCAGCCTCGGGGTCGGCGCCGAATACGAGTGGTAG
- a CDS encoding HPr family phosphocarrier protein produces the protein MDELFETDDDVPVPAGGLLRMLPIINRRGLHARASAKFVQTVERYHAAVTVTRAGETVGGRSIMGLLTLGAAMGTRIAVTAVGQDAEQCLDAIEALLANRFGEDE, from the coding sequence ATGGACGAGCTTTTCGAGACGGACGACGATGTCCCGGTGCCGGCGGGCGGGCTTCTACGGATGCTGCCGATCATCAACCGCCGCGGCCTGCATGCCCGCGCCTCCGCCAAGTTCGTGCAGACCGTCGAGCGCTACCATGCCGCGGTCACGGTGACACGGGCCGGCGAGACGGTCGGCGGCCGGTCGATCATGGGCCTGCTCACCCTGGGCGCCGCCATGGGCACCCGCATCGCCGTGACGGCCGTCGGTCAGGATGCCGAGCAATGCCTCGACGCCATCGAGGCATTGCTCGCCAACCGCTTCGGCGAGGACGAGTAG
- the nth gene encoding endonuclease III: MLARLAEADPNPKAGFDRTDPFRLLVTVLLSAQSTGPTVSRIAEKLFSEVQDPAGMLDLGEARITEIIRPVGLGPSKARNIVKLSAALMTEFGGTVPRSAAEMRRLPGIGRKSAEFTANFAFHEPVIAVDTHVFRVSNRIPLAPGVDVDAVADGLARITPERFKDGAHVWLFRHGRDTCTARKPACPRCPVADLCTWPGKAT, encoded by the coding sequence GTGCTCGCACGTCTGGCCGAAGCCGACCCGAATCCGAAGGCGGGGTTCGACCGGACCGATCCGTTTCGCCTCCTTGTGACAGTGCTGCTCTCGGCCCAATCCACCGGACCGACCGTCTCCCGCATCGCCGAGAAGCTGTTCTCAGAAGTTCAGGATCCGGCCGGCATGCTGGATCTGGGCGAGGCGCGCATCACCGAGATCATCCGGCCGGTCGGGCTCGGGCCGTCCAAGGCGCGCAATATCGTCAAACTCTCAGCAGCCCTGATGACGGAATTCGGCGGCACCGTTCCGCGCAGCGCCGCGGAGATGCGCCGCCTGCCGGGCATCGGCCGCAAGAGCGCGGAATTCACGGCGAACTTCGCATTCCATGAGCCAGTGATCGCGGTCGACACGCACGTCTTCCGGGTATCGAACAGGATCCCGCTCGCGCCGGGAGTCGACGTCGACGCCGTCGCCGACGGGCTCGCCCGGATCACGCCGGAGCGGTTCAAGGACGGCGCGCATGTCTGGCTGTTCCGCCACGGACGGGACACCTGCACGGCCCGCAAGCCGGCCTGCCCGCGCTGCCCCGTCGCGGATCTGTGCACCTGGCCGGGGAAGGCGACCTGA
- a CDS encoding GNAT family N-acetyltransferase, which yields MDAASVSAWRALLVRNAVTDPLRDPDHLLPLAHHRPAGRRIALALVWDRDAETGREALRGVVPLAMPHPVLGGRAKPWQPAEAEITGLIETAAAEAVDRALRARLGALRRPIRLAGAVEPARNPVPVRPVFTARRSAQPRRIPAASLVGVRPEGWELPGSETLALAGPDAVRDAVETFLTLDARTAKRPIIADPAEASFVRVVTRLFARRDALRVEFLRRAGEVVAGTLHLGAGSDAVPWRRAKA from the coding sequence GTGGATGCGGCGTCCGTCTCCGCGTGGCGGGCCCTCCTGGTCCGGAACGCCGTGACCGATCCGCTGCGCGACCCCGATCATCTGCTGCCGCTCGCCCATCACCGTCCGGCCGGGCGTCGGATTGCGCTTGCCCTCGTCTGGGATCGAGATGCCGAGACTGGTCGCGAGGCGCTGCGCGGCGTGGTGCCGCTGGCGATGCCGCACCCTGTCCTCGGTGGCCGGGCCAAGCCCTGGCAGCCGGCCGAAGCCGAGATCACCGGCCTGATCGAGACGGCGGCCGCCGAGGCGGTGGATCGCGCCCTGCGGGCGCGGCTCGGTGCGCTGCGCCGTCCGATACGCCTCGCGGGAGCGGTCGAGCCCGCGCGCAATCCGGTACCGGTCCGCCCCGTCTTCACGGCGCGCCGTTCAGCGCAGCCGAGGCGGATCCCGGCCGCCAGCCTCGTCGGCGTCCGGCCTGAGGGCTGGGAGCTGCCCGGATCCGAGACCCTCGCGCTGGCCGGGCCGGACGCCGTGCGCGACGCGGTCGAGACCTTTCTCACCCTCGACGCCCGGACCGCCAAACGTCCGATCATCGCCGATCCGGCCGAGGCCTCGTTCGTGCGGGTAGTGACCCGCCTGTTCGCCCGCCGCGACGCGCTGCGGGTCGAGTTCCTGCGCCGGGCCGGGGAGGTCGTGGCCGGAACCCTTCATCTCGGTGCCGGGTCAGACGCGGTGCCTTGGCGCCGCGCGAAGGCCTGA
- a CDS encoding GTP-binding protein — MSLSPAPAPDPRRPEPIPLTVLTGFLGAGKTTLLNRLLRDPALADTVVIVNEFGEIGLDHLLIETVDEDMILLGAGCLCCTVRGDLIATLEDLLRKRDNGRIRPFRRVVIETTGLADPAPILHALIYHPYLVLRYRLQAVVTVVDAVTGAATLDAHPEAVRQAAIADRIVLTKTDLAGNTSGIRARLAALNPAAPIVLPEEPADTLLGGLFGLDGKAADVRTWLGDATLAQADHHHHDVNRHDASIRALCLTSVAPVPRPAFEMFMDLLRSGHGPKLLRLKGIVALADDPDHPIVVHGVQHVFHAPLTLPAWPDPDHTSRLVLILRDLDPAFVHQLWDAFLGRPRVDAPDAAALTDNPLALSGF, encoded by the coding sequence ATGTCACTCAGTCCCGCGCCTGCCCCGGATCCGCGACGCCCGGAGCCGATCCCGCTCACCGTGCTCACCGGTTTCCTGGGCGCCGGCAAGACCACGCTGCTGAACCGGCTCCTGCGTGATCCCGCGCTCGCCGACACGGTGGTGATCGTCAACGAGTTCGGCGAGATCGGTCTCGACCACCTCCTGATCGAGACGGTCGACGAGGACATGATCCTTCTGGGCGCCGGCTGCCTGTGCTGCACGGTGCGGGGCGACCTGATCGCGACGCTGGAGGATCTGCTGCGCAAGCGCGACAACGGCCGGATCCGCCCGTTCCGCCGTGTGGTGATCGAGACCACCGGCCTCGCCGACCCGGCGCCGATCCTCCACGCGCTGATCTACCACCCGTATCTCGTGCTCCGGTATCGCCTCCAGGCCGTCGTGACCGTGGTGGATGCCGTCACGGGGGCGGCGACGCTCGATGCCCATCCGGAGGCCGTGCGGCAGGCCGCGATCGCCGACCGCATTGTCCTCACGAAGACGGATCTGGCGGGCAATACGTCCGGGATCCGCGCGCGGCTTGCCGCGCTCAATCCGGCGGCCCCGATCGTCCTGCCGGAGGAACCCGCGGACACGCTGCTCGGCGGGTTGTTCGGCCTCGACGGCAAGGCGGCCGACGTCCGGACCTGGCTCGGCGACGCGACGCTGGCGCAGGCGGATCACCACCATCACGACGTCAACCGGCACGACGCATCGATCCGGGCCCTCTGCCTGACCAGCGTTGCCCCTGTGCCCCGCCCCGCCTTCGAGATGTTCATGGACCTGCTGCGGTCGGGCCATGGGCCGAAGCTTCTGCGGCTCAAGGGCATCGTCGCGCTCGCCGACGATCCCGACCACCCCATCGTGGTGCATGGGGTGCAGCACGTGTTCCACGCGCCTCTGACTTTGCCGGCCTGGCCGGATCCCGACCACACGTCCCGGCTCGTGCTGATCCTGCGCGACCTGGATCCGGCCTTCGTGCATCAACTGTGGGACGCGTTCCTGGGCCGCCCGCGCGTGGACGCCCCGGATGCCGCCGCCCTTACCGACAATCCGCTCGCGCTGTCGGGTTTCTGA
- a CDS encoding D-alanyl-D-alanine carboxypeptidase family protein, protein MSSSLLRRMSVGFAALTGLLGTSLIGIRAADAVTVPILVADVDSGKVIYAQAPTDPWYPASITKLMTTYVALDLVRQGKVSLDSLITISAAAAAEPPSKMGFKPGTQLTLDNALKIIMVKSANDIAYAIGENLGGSVDTFAAMMNETAVRIGMRDSHWYNPNGLPDPRQWTSARDMAVLARALIRDFPDSHDLFSISAIQFGRAVMPNHNGLLGRYPGTDGMKTGFICSGGFNVVATATRNGRRIVTIVMGQPTPRERDVKTADLFDYAFAQSAGWTSPTLEALPASALPAPPDMRPFVCGGKKPPPIEDGPGALSAPGSAAQLIGGSAANSPALALAAFSNPALRARSLPPRAPLQPIAVWIGRNPAEGQQILDSQEAEQKAAAASTRAAKLEAAKAKRLAVLEAAKQAREARAERAQAAKEAAKEAAKTTPKPASKVAAKAGHPLPRAASAYTSAETPTMPEAKPGKGLSKPAAKAAVHKPAPAKAAPAKSAAKKPAAKKAAADE, encoded by the coding sequence ATGTCCTCTTCTCTCCTCCGGCGAATGTCCGTCGGTTTTGCGGCGCTGACGGGTCTCCTCGGCACCAGCCTGATCGGGATCCGCGCCGCGGACGCCGTCACGGTACCGATCCTCGTGGCCGACGTGGATTCCGGCAAGGTGATCTACGCGCAGGCGCCGACCGATCCCTGGTACCCGGCCTCCATCACCAAGCTGATGACGACCTACGTCGCCCTCGACCTTGTGCGGCAGGGGAAGGTCTCGCTCGATTCGCTGATCACCATCTCGGCGGCCGCCGCTGCGGAGCCGCCCTCGAAGATGGGCTTCAAGCCGGGGACACAGCTCACGCTCGACAACGCCCTCAAGATCATCATGGTGAAGTCGGCCAACGACATCGCCTACGCGATCGGGGAGAATCTCGGCGGCTCGGTCGACACCTTCGCCGCCATGATGAACGAGACCGCGGTGCGGATCGGCATGCGCGACAGCCACTGGTACAATCCCAATGGCCTGCCGGACCCGCGCCAGTGGACCTCGGCCCGCGACATGGCGGTACTCGCCCGGGCGCTGATCCGCGACTTCCCGGATTCCCACGACCTGTTCTCGATCTCGGCGATCCAATTCGGTCGCGCCGTCATGCCGAACCACAACGGCCTGCTCGGCCGCTATCCCGGCACGGACGGGATGAAGACCGGCTTCATCTGCTCGGGCGGCTTCAACGTGGTCGCGACCGCGACCCGCAACGGCCGCCGGATCGTCACCATCGTGATGGGCCAGCCAACCCCGCGCGAGCGCGACGTAAAGACCGCCGACCTGTTCGACTACGCCTTCGCCCAGAGCGCCGGCTGGACCAGCCCCACCCTCGAGGCGCTGCCGGCCTCCGCGCTGCCCGCACCGCCGGACATGCGGCCCTTCGTGTGTGGCGGCAAGAAGCCCCCGCCCATAGAGGACGGGCCCGGCGCGCTGAGCGCCCCCGGCTCGGCGGCGCAGCTCATTGGCGGCTCGGCGGCCAACTCGCCGGCTCTCGCGCTCGCCGCCTTCTCGAACCCGGCGCTGCGCGCCCGGAGCCTGCCGCCCCGGGCGCCCCTCCAGCCGATCGCCGTCTGGATCGGCCGCAATCCGGCTGAGGGTCAGCAGATCCTCGACAGCCAGGAGGCCGAGCAGAAAGCCGCAGCCGCCAGCACCCGCGCGGCGAAGCTCGAAGCCGCCAAGGCCAAGCGTCTCGCCGTCCTTGAGGCGGCCAAGCAGGCCCGGGAGGCGCGTGCGGAACGGGCCCAGGCTGCCAAGGAGGCTGCCAAGGAGGCTGCCAAGACGACGCCCAAGCCGGCTTCGAAGGTGGCCGCGAAGGCCGGCCACCCGCTGCCCCGGGCGGCGAGCGCCTACACGTCTGCTGAGACGCCGACGATGCCGGAGGCCAAGCCCGGCAAGGGCCTGTCGAAGCCGGCCGCGAAGGCCGCCGTGCACAAGCCCGCGCCCGCCAAGGCGGCACCCGCGAAGTCGGCTGCCAAAAAGCCGGCTGCCAAGAAGGCCGCGGCCGACGAATAG